One Curtobacterium sp. MCLR17_032 genomic window carries:
- a CDS encoding magnesium and cobalt transport protein CorA — MTVELNTVYVDRIAPTASHSLDDSFRMIEEHGASACIVLDRPDAVELGDVAVALGLHELAVEDSAEGHQRPKLERYGSTLFAVLKPAVYRDAEEEVEFGEVHAFVGQDFFLAVVQADPRGPGTVPRALQRMSGKPGLVTAGSQAQLWALMDSIVDDYRPVIDGLEEDINQIEGQLFSGSAGVSRRVYELFGEVVDFQRAARPLIRMIEDLHRGAEKYHLPVELQRRFRDVLDHAIRVVERLDTFRQLLQNALTVDSTLAAQKQNDDTKRISGWAAILFAPTLIAAIYGMNFTHMPELSWTWGYPLSILAMVLFAAVLYAVFKAKRWF, encoded by the coding sequence GTGACCGTCGAGTTGAACACCGTGTACGTGGACCGCATCGCTCCGACGGCGAGCCACTCGCTCGACGACAGCTTCCGGATGATCGAGGAGCACGGAGCCTCCGCGTGCATCGTGCTCGACCGGCCGGACGCGGTCGAGCTCGGGGACGTCGCCGTCGCCCTGGGGCTGCACGAGCTGGCGGTCGAGGACTCTGCCGAGGGGCACCAGCGTCCGAAGCTCGAACGGTACGGCTCGACCCTCTTCGCCGTGCTGAAGCCCGCCGTGTACCGCGACGCCGAGGAAGAGGTGGAGTTCGGCGAGGTACACGCCTTCGTCGGTCAGGACTTCTTCCTGGCCGTCGTGCAGGCCGACCCGCGCGGCCCGGGCACCGTCCCGCGCGCGCTGCAGCGGATGAGCGGCAAGCCCGGCCTGGTCACCGCCGGGTCGCAGGCGCAGCTCTGGGCGCTGATGGACTCGATCGTGGACGACTACCGCCCGGTCATCGACGGCCTCGAGGAGGACATCAACCAGATCGAGGGACAGCTGTTCTCCGGTTCCGCCGGGGTGTCCCGCCGCGTCTACGAACTGTTCGGCGAGGTCGTCGACTTCCAGCGGGCAGCGCGACCGCTCATCCGGATGATCGAGGACCTGCACCGCGGCGCCGAGAAGTACCACCTGCCGGTCGAGCTGCAGCGACGCTTCCGTGACGTGCTGGACCACGCCATCCGGGTCGTCGAGCGCCTGGACACCTTCCGGCAGCTGCTGCAGAACGCGCTGACGGTCGACTCGACCCTGGCCGCGCAGAAGCAGAACGACGACACGAAACGGATCTCCGGCTGGGCGGCGATCCTGTTCGCCCCGACCCTCATCGCGGCGATCTACGGCATGAACTTCACACACATGCCCGAGCTGTCGTGGACCTGGGGCTACCCGCTCTCGATCCTGGCGATGGTGCTGTTCGCCGCGGTCCTGTACGCCGTGTTCAAGGCCAAACGCTGGTTCTGA
- a CDS encoding alpha/beta hydrolase, which yields MTGDGTGARVVFLHASNRSPDRAWSAVGELPGARFAVTPGYGADGPARFDQDRWEARLLEACDAGATVVAHSFGGPVAMRAAARRPDLVRALVLFEPAAYALARGNPAVEDHIRRVQPVLDRASTLPPAEFAVAFAAALAGQTIAPPTDSADLLAAERQRRLPGPWTLDTPERIGVPTLVVTGGWNDEYEAIASRIVGARHVTLAGHGHRPQDHPDAVGVVRAFLEEV from the coding sequence ATGACGGGTGACGGGACGGGCGCGCGGGTCGTGTTCCTGCACGCCTCGAACCGGAGTCCGGACCGGGCCTGGTCGGCGGTCGGCGAACTGCCCGGTGCGCGGTTCGCGGTGACGCCCGGGTACGGCGCGGACGGGCCGGCCAGGTTCGACCAGGACCGCTGGGAGGCCCGGCTGCTCGAGGCGTGCGATGCCGGCGCGACCGTGGTGGCGCACTCCTTCGGCGGGCCGGTCGCCATGCGTGCGGCCGCTCGTCGTCCTGACCTGGTCCGGGCGCTCGTGCTGTTCGAGCCCGCCGCCTACGCCCTGGCTCGGGGGAACCCGGCGGTCGAGGACCACATCCGTCGGGTGCAACCGGTGCTCGACCGGGCATCGACGCTCCCGCCGGCGGAGTTCGCCGTCGCCTTCGCGGCGGCACTCGCCGGACAGACCATCGCACCCCCGACGGACTCGGCCGACCTGCTCGCGGCCGAGCGGCAGCGCCGTCTGCCGGGTCCGTGGACGCTCGACACCCCGGAACGGATCGGCGTACCAACGCTGGTGGTGACGGGCGGATGGAACGACGAGTACGAGGCCATCGCCTCCCGGATCGTCGGTGCCCGTCACGTGACGCTCGCCGGGCACGGACACCGGCCGCAGGACCATCCCGACGCTGTCGGGGTCGTCCGGGCGTTCCTCGAAGAGGTCTGA
- a CDS encoding SufS family cysteine desulfurase → MTIVAPAPTDDTVEPLTEDEVARIRADFPILQQEVNGQPLAYLDSGATAERPVQVLDAERRFLEHDNAAVHRGAHTLAALSTDAYEDARATVARFIGATSPSEVVWTANATDALNTVAYGLRNASAGRGGPEADRFRLGVGDEILVTEAEHHANLVPWQELAVATGATLRWVPVDDTGCWTAADALALVTDRTRVVAISHVSNVTGMIAPVAEVVVAAHAVGALVVLDACQSAPHRPLDVRALDVDFAAFSGHKMLGPNGIGVLWGRQELLDALPPFRTGGSMITTVTMEHTDFMPAPERFEAGTQPVSQAVALAEAVRYLERIGMRRVQAHEEHLAQRMLTGLATVPGVTVVGPPAGVARSGLAAFVVDGVHAHDVSQYLDAQGIAVRSGHHCAQPLHRRLGLTATSRASTYVYTTEQDVDRFITAVAEIRGYFGADAEDAS, encoded by the coding sequence GTGACGATCGTTGCACCAGCGCCGACGGACGACACCGTCGAACCGCTCACCGAGGACGAGGTCGCCCGCATCCGGGCCGACTTCCCGATCCTGCAGCAAGAGGTGAACGGGCAGCCCCTGGCCTACCTCGACTCCGGGGCCACGGCCGAGCGACCCGTGCAGGTCCTCGACGCCGAACGCCGCTTCCTGGAGCACGACAACGCCGCCGTGCACCGCGGCGCACACACCCTCGCCGCGCTGAGCACCGACGCCTACGAGGACGCCCGAGCAACCGTCGCCCGCTTCATCGGCGCGACCAGCCCGTCCGAGGTCGTCTGGACGGCGAACGCCACCGACGCGCTGAACACCGTCGCGTACGGCCTCCGGAACGCCAGCGCCGGCCGCGGTGGCCCCGAGGCCGACCGCTTCCGACTCGGTGTGGGGGACGAGATCCTGGTCACCGAGGCCGAGCACCACGCCAACCTCGTGCCGTGGCAGGAGCTCGCCGTTGCCACCGGTGCGACGCTCCGCTGGGTGCCCGTCGACGACACCGGCTGCTGGACCGCAGCCGACGCCCTCGCGCTGGTCACCGACCGCACCCGGGTCGTCGCGATCTCCCACGTCTCGAACGTCACCGGCATGATCGCCCCCGTCGCCGAGGTCGTCGTCGCCGCGCACGCCGTCGGTGCCCTGGTCGTCCTGGACGCCTGCCAGTCCGCACCGCACCGGCCGCTCGACGTCCGTGCGCTCGACGTCGACTTCGCCGCGTTCTCCGGGCACAAGATGCTCGGCCCGAACGGCATCGGCGTCCTCTGGGGCCGCCAGGAGCTGCTCGACGCGCTGCCCCCGTTCCGCACCGGCGGCTCGATGATCACGACCGTGACGATGGAGCACACCGACTTCATGCCGGCCCCCGAGCGCTTCGAGGCCGGCACCCAGCCCGTGTCCCAGGCCGTCGCGCTCGCCGAAGCCGTCCGCTACCTGGAACGGATCGGCATGCGGCGGGTCCAGGCGCACGAGGAGCACCTGGCGCAGCGGATGCTGACCGGCCTGGCCACCGTGCCGGGCGTCACGGTCGTCGGCCCGCCCGCCGGGGTCGCACGCAGCGGCCTGGCCGCGTTCGTGGTCGACGGGGTGCACGCCCACGACGTGTCGCAGTACCTCGACGCGCAGGGCATCGCGGTCCGCTCGGGCCACCACTGCGCCCAGCCACTGCACCGCCGGCTCGGCCTGACCGCCACCAGCCGAGCGAGCACGTACGTGTACACGACCGAGCAGGACGTCGACCGCTTCATCACCGCCGTCGCCGAGATCCGCGGGTACTTCGGTGCCGACGCCGAGGACGCCTCGTGA
- a CDS encoding chloride channel protein encodes MPHNGHASPAWVLKLAVVTALVGVAGGAAGIAVWLALQLIQFVAFGYPFAGHHEAADAPSGLNRFLAVLAAGVLTAVAWWAIRRWGRPVVGVPAAVGGKRMPSLVTLGNAGVQILAVGLGASIGKEVAPREIGAWAAQLLTVRAGLSRRETKVLVACGAAAGLAAVYDVPLGGALFAVEVLLGELTLATALPAFATSAVAAFVARLVIPDEVLYHVPAMHLSPSLLVWAVIVGPLLGFAGVGFVKTTNRLQGIAPTGWKLLVVLPVVFALVGLVAVPFPEVMGNGRALGIAAMNADLDGPTLLGMAPLLALLVLGLLKTVTTAATIGAGAVGGTLTPSIAIGSALGGFLGAAWLLLWPVDGGSIASFAFIGAAAFLATTMRAPFTALVLVVEFTQQGTDILIPSLLAVSGSVAVAYVLARRRSAQMT; translated from the coding sequence ATGCCACACAACGGTCACGCCAGCCCGGCCTGGGTGCTGAAACTCGCCGTCGTCACCGCGCTCGTCGGCGTCGCCGGCGGTGCCGCGGGGATCGCCGTGTGGCTCGCGCTCCAGCTCATCCAGTTCGTCGCCTTCGGGTACCCGTTCGCCGGACACCACGAGGCTGCCGACGCACCCTCGGGGCTGAACCGGTTCCTGGCGGTCCTGGCCGCCGGTGTCCTCACCGCGGTGGCGTGGTGGGCGATCCGACGCTGGGGTCGACCCGTCGTCGGTGTGCCCGCGGCCGTGGGCGGCAAGCGGATGCCGTCGCTGGTGACCCTCGGCAACGCGGGCGTGCAGATCCTGGCGGTCGGGCTCGGTGCCTCGATCGGCAAAGAGGTCGCACCGCGCGAGATCGGTGCCTGGGCCGCCCAGCTGCTGACGGTCCGCGCCGGCCTGAGTCGTCGTGAGACGAAGGTGCTCGTGGCCTGTGGTGCGGCTGCCGGCCTGGCGGCGGTGTACGACGTCCCGCTCGGCGGCGCCCTGTTCGCGGTCGAGGTCCTGCTCGGCGAGCTCACCCTGGCCACCGCCCTGCCGGCGTTCGCGACGAGTGCGGTCGCGGCGTTCGTCGCCCGGCTCGTGATCCCGGACGAGGTGCTCTACCACGTGCCCGCGATGCACCTCTCGCCGTCGTTGCTCGTCTGGGCGGTCATCGTCGGGCCGCTGCTCGGGTTCGCCGGTGTCGGGTTCGTCAAGACCACGAACCGGCTGCAGGGCATCGCCCCGACCGGGTGGAAGCTCCTCGTGGTGCTGCCGGTCGTCTTCGCGCTCGTCGGGCTGGTCGCGGTGCCGTTCCCCGAGGTGATGGGCAACGGCCGGGCCCTCGGCATCGCCGCGATGAACGCCGACCTGGACGGCCCGACCCTGCTCGGCATGGCACCACTCCTGGCGCTGCTGGTGCTCGGCCTGCTCAAGACCGTCACGACGGCCGCGACGATCGGTGCCGGCGCGGTCGGTGGCACCCTGACGCCGTCGATCGCGATCGGGTCGGCGCTCGGCGGGTTCCTCGGCGCCGCCTGGCTGCTGCTCTGGCCGGTGGACGGCGGCAGCATCGCCTCGTTCGCGTTCATCGGCGCGGCCGCGTTCCTGGCGACCACCATGCGGGCACCCTTCACCGCGCTCGTGCTCGTCGTCGAGTTCACGCAGCAGGGGACCGACATCCTCATCCCGTCCCTCCTGGCCGTCAGCGGGTCGGTCGCCGTCGCGTACGTCCTGGCTCGCCGCCGCAGCGCCCAGATGACCTGA
- a CDS encoding antitoxin codes for MAGFDDIAKKAQSFLQDGKVQDALKSEKAEGVSDKVFDGVADAVKKATGGKYDDKIDKARDEADKRIGNE; via the coding sequence ATGGCGGGGTTCGACGACATCGCGAAGAAGGCCCAGTCCTTCCTGCAGGACGGCAAGGTGCAGGACGCGCTCAAGAGCGAGAAGGCTGAAGGCGTCAGCGACAAGGTGTTCGACGGTGTCGCCGACGCCGTGAAGAAGGCCACCGGCGGCAAGTACGACGACAAGATCGACAAGGCCCGCGACGAGGCCGACAAGCGCATCGGCAACGAGTAG
- a CDS encoding cellulase family glycosylhydrolase — protein MTIHTTTSTDGRGRPTRGRLRRIATVVTAVCAGVTALALAVPTTASASPAATTGTSVSAARHGHDAQPDARLDPTRFHGVNWADPRDNYVNGPVVLSGLSTSDDYRTTYRKADRVIREFRKDLGADTVRLPVNPYSVGTTWWNSYRAVIDAARHRDVKVVLGYWEGSDASKDGKVDDPAAWWGMWDTLTRTYSHDSGVFFEPMNEPFGYAPADWVQLATTWVQRYTAQGIPRDRVFVSGTGYNDHVDAICAAPALDGTYVSQHYYGYWGTRNAAEWKADFESRLGDQACSNRTVLDEFGVPMTTGLDYRGSATTGNADADNSVAFLQTVTTVARERHLGAVYWPGLRTDDTYSLETVRGSGQNLSLRVTNDSGLALLHWAWGEGRRAPFAVR, from the coding sequence ATGACCATCCACACCACCACCTCGACGGACGGCAGGGGCCGACCGACACGAGGGCGTCTCCGCCGGATCGCGACCGTCGTCACCGCCGTCTGCGCGGGCGTCACGGCACTCGCCCTCGCGGTCCCGACGACCGCGTCCGCGTCGCCAGCGGCGACGACCGGCACCTCGGTCTCGGCCGCCCGCCACGGCCACGACGCCCAACCCGACGCCCGGCTCGACCCCACCCGGTTCCACGGCGTGAACTGGGCCGACCCGCGCGACAACTACGTCAACGGACCCGTCGTGCTGTCCGGCCTGTCCACCTCGGACGACTACCGGACCACCTACCGCAAGGCCGACCGGGTCATCCGCGAGTTCCGGAAGGACCTGGGCGCCGACACCGTCCGACTGCCCGTCAACCCGTACTCCGTCGGCACGACCTGGTGGAACTCCTACCGTGCCGTCATCGACGCCGCCCGGCACCGGGACGTCAAGGTCGTCCTCGGCTACTGGGAGGGCAGCGACGCCAGCAAGGACGGCAAGGTCGACGACCCCGCCGCCTGGTGGGGCATGTGGGACACCCTGACCCGCACGTACAGCCACGACTCCGGCGTGTTCTTCGAGCCGATGAACGAGCCGTTCGGGTACGCCCCGGCCGACTGGGTCCAGCTCGCCACGACGTGGGTGCAGCGCTACACCGCGCAGGGCATTCCGCGGGACCGGGTGTTCGTCAGCGGCACCGGCTACAACGACCACGTCGACGCGATCTGCGCGGCACCCGCACTCGACGGCACCTACGTCTCCCAGCACTACTACGGCTACTGGGGCACCCGGAACGCCGCCGAGTGGAAGGCCGACTTCGAGAGCCGACTCGGCGACCAGGCATGCTCGAACCGGACCGTCCTGGACGAGTTCGGCGTGCCGATGACGACCGGCCTCGACTACCGCGGTTCCGCCACCACGGGCAACGCCGACGCGGACAACTCGGTCGCGTTCTTGCAGACCGTGACGACCGTCGCGCGGGAGCGGCACCTCGGCGCGGTCTACTGGCCGGGGCTCCGGACCGACGACACCTACAGCCTCGAGACCGTCCGCGGCTCGGGTCAGAACCTCTCGCTCCGGGTCACGAACGACTCCGGGCTCGCGCTGCTGCACTGGGCGTGGGGAGAGGGGCGCCGGGCGCCCTTCGCCGTTCGCTGA
- the ald gene encoding alanine dehydrogenase, translated as MRIGVPTEIKNNEFRVAATPAGVAELTMHGHQVLVQAGAGTGSAFTDDEYTAAGATVVAEARQVWDQAEMVLKVKEPVASEYPLIREGQVLFTYLHLAADRPLTSALVESGATAIAYETVQLADRSLPLLSPMSEIAGRLSAQVGAHHLMRANGGRGLLLGGVPGTPKGRVVVIGGGVAGEHAATIALGMGAEVTVFDISLPRLRALDARFDGRVTTLRSNPLAIAAAVADADLVIGSVLIPGASAPKLVTDAMVADMRAGSVLVDIAIDQGGCFEGSRPTTHDDPTFRVHDAVYYCVANMPGAVPRTSTISLTNATLPYAVAIADQGWERALDADPALALGLNAHAGRVTNEAVAAAHGLVAAGR; from the coding sequence ATGCGCATCGGCGTCCCCACCGAGATCAAGAACAACGAGTTCCGCGTCGCCGCCACCCCCGCCGGGGTCGCCGAGCTGACGATGCACGGACACCAGGTGCTCGTGCAGGCCGGTGCCGGGACGGGATCGGCGTTCACCGACGACGAGTACACCGCGGCCGGCGCGACCGTCGTGGCGGAGGCCCGCCAGGTCTGGGACCAGGCCGAGATGGTGCTCAAGGTCAAGGAACCCGTGGCGTCCGAGTACCCGCTGATCCGCGAGGGGCAGGTGCTCTTCACCTACCTCCACCTGGCCGCCGACCGCCCGCTGACCTCGGCGCTCGTCGAGTCCGGCGCGACCGCGATCGCCTACGAGACCGTCCAGCTGGCGGACCGGTCGCTGCCGCTGCTGTCGCCGATGTCGGAGATCGCCGGACGTCTCTCCGCCCAGGTCGGCGCACACCACCTGATGCGGGCGAACGGCGGCCGGGGCCTGCTCCTCGGCGGCGTCCCGGGGACGCCGAAGGGCCGAGTCGTGGTGATCGGCGGTGGGGTCGCCGGCGAGCACGCTGCGACGATCGCCCTCGGGATGGGTGCCGAGGTGACCGTCTTCGACATCAGCCTGCCGCGCCTCCGGGCGCTCGACGCGCGGTTCGACGGCCGGGTGACGACGCTCCGGTCGAACCCGCTCGCCATCGCCGCGGCCGTGGCGGACGCCGACCTGGTCATCGGATCGGTGCTGATCCCGGGAGCCTCGGCGCCGAAGCTCGTCACCGACGCGATGGTCGCCGACATGCGAGCCGGTTCGGTGCTGGTCGACATCGCGATCGACCAGGGCGGGTGCTTCGAGGGCTCGCGGCCGACCACGCACGACGACCCGACCTTCCGCGTGCACGACGCCGTGTACTACTGCGTGGCGAACATGCCCGGAGCGGTACCCCGCACCAGCACGATCTCGCTGACGAACGCGACGCTGCCGTACGCCGTGGCCATCGCGGACCAGGGGTGGGAGCGGGCGCTCGACGCGGACCCGGCTCTCGCCCTCGGCCTCAACGCGCACGCGGGGCGGGTCACGAACGAGGCCGTCGCCGCCGCACATGGGTTGGTGGCCGCCGGGCGCTGA
- the sufU gene encoding Fe-S cluster assembly sulfur transfer protein SufU encodes MNSLDSLYQQVILDHAKARHGDGPLEHADAEHFERNPTCGDEITVRVRLEPGTDRIAEVAWQGDGCSISMASASVLTDMAVGRTVPELLALTEQFRTMMRSRGVGEPDEDVLEDLVAFHGVSKFVMRVKCGMLAWVAAETAAQQAVAAR; translated from the coding sequence GTGAACAGCCTCGACAGCCTGTACCAGCAGGTCATCCTGGACCACGCCAAGGCCCGGCACGGGGACGGCCCGCTCGAGCACGCCGACGCCGAGCACTTCGAGCGGAACCCCACGTGCGGTGACGAGATCACCGTGCGGGTGCGGCTGGAGCCCGGCACGGACCGCATCGCCGAGGTCGCCTGGCAGGGGGACGGCTGCTCGATCTCGATGGCCTCCGCCTCGGTCCTGACCGACATGGCCGTCGGGCGGACGGTGCCGGAACTGCTGGCGCTGACCGAGCAGTTCCGCACGATGATGCGCTCCCGCGGCGTCGGCGAGCCGGACGAGGACGTGCTCGAGGACCTCGTCGCGTTCCACGGGGTCTCGAAGTTCGTCATGCGGGTCAAGTGCGGGATGCTCGCATGGGTCGCCGCCGAGACGGCAGCGCAGCAGGCGGTCGCCGCGCGCTGA
- a CDS encoding alpha-galactosidase, translating into MSQLPTVPVHLSAAAVSLVLDCSDGRLPAVVHWGAALGELPDAELTALAEADVLPLQPSTPDVAVRLSVVPEAHTGWMGRPGLVGHRDGADWSPAFTVSDVTRTGDVGALQRLVVDAADEVAGLALRIEIEMLVSGLVRLRAAVTNTADGTYTLDDLTVALPVPGRAREVLDFAGRWGRERTPQRHELVVGTHQREGRRGRTGPDAATVLSVGTPGFGFASGEVWGVHVGWSGNHRHHAERVSDGHQVVGGGELLLPGEVRLERDATYSGPWVYGAYGDGLDAQARRFHDWLRQRPQHPSRPRPMTINVWEAVYFDHDLARLTDLADRAARIGVERFVLDDGWFRGRRDDRAGLGDWFVDEDVWPDGLAPLVDHVRALGMEFGLWFEPEMVNEDSDLAREHPEWIMQADGRLPVRARNQQVLDLAIPAAYEYVLDRLTAVISEVGVDYVKWDHNRDLVEAGTRGAGAAVHEQTVAAYRLMATLKERFPALEIESCSSGGSRVDLGVIEHTDRVWTSDCIDPLERQQMNRWTMQLLPAEMLGSHIASGTNHTTGRQHTLAFRAGTALYGHLGIEWDLARATEAEERELTEWIDTYKQVRPLLHRGEMVRVDQADDTQLVYGSVAPDRRQALFFLAVVGRSEVSPRGRITFRGLDPETRYRVDPLVIGDVPGLEPAPWWSGDRVFSGRALEVVGVQAPMTFPETVVPFRVTAV; encoded by the coding sequence ATGTCGCAGCTCCCCACCGTCCCCGTCCACCTGAGCGCCGCCGCGGTCTCCCTGGTGCTCGACTGCTCGGACGGCCGCCTGCCCGCCGTCGTGCACTGGGGTGCCGCCCTGGGGGAGCTGCCGGACGCCGAACTGACCGCGCTCGCCGAGGCCGACGTCCTGCCGCTGCAGCCGAGCACGCCCGACGTCGCCGTCCGCCTCAGCGTGGTGCCGGAGGCGCACACCGGCTGGATGGGTCGACCCGGCCTCGTCGGACACCGCGACGGCGCCGACTGGTCGCCCGCGTTCACGGTCTCGGACGTCACCCGGACCGGCGACGTGGGCGCACTGCAGCGCCTGGTCGTGGACGCCGCGGACGAGGTCGCCGGGCTGGCGCTCCGGATCGAGATCGAGATGCTCGTGTCGGGCCTGGTGCGCCTGCGCGCCGCGGTGACGAACACCGCCGACGGCACCTACACGCTCGACGACCTGACGGTGGCGCTCCCCGTCCCCGGCCGGGCCCGCGAGGTCCTGGACTTCGCCGGACGCTGGGGCAGGGAACGCACCCCGCAGCGCCACGAGCTCGTCGTCGGCACCCACCAGCGCGAGGGCCGTCGTGGCCGGACCGGTCCGGACGCCGCCACGGTGCTCAGCGTCGGGACGCCCGGGTTCGGCTTCGCGAGCGGCGAGGTGTGGGGCGTGCACGTCGGCTGGAGCGGCAACCACCGCCACCATGCCGAACGGGTCAGCGACGGGCACCAGGTCGTCGGCGGCGGCGAACTGCTCCTGCCCGGCGAGGTCCGGCTCGAGCGCGACGCGACCTACTCCGGGCCGTGGGTGTACGGCGCGTACGGGGACGGCCTCGACGCGCAGGCCCGCCGCTTCCACGACTGGCTCCGGCAGCGCCCGCAGCACCCGAGCCGCCCCCGCCCGATGACGATCAACGTCTGGGAAGCGGTGTACTTCGACCACGACCTGGCGCGCCTGACCGACCTGGCCGACCGTGCGGCCCGGATCGGCGTCGAGCGCTTCGTCCTCGACGACGGCTGGTTCCGGGGCCGCCGCGACGACCGTGCGGGCCTGGGGGACTGGTTCGTCGACGAGGACGTGTGGCCCGACGGGCTCGCCCCGCTCGTCGACCACGTCCGGGCGCTCGGCATGGAGTTCGGCCTCTGGTTCGAGCCGGAGATGGTCAACGAGGACAGCGACCTGGCCCGGGAGCACCCGGAGTGGATCATGCAGGCGGACGGTCGGCTGCCGGTCCGTGCCCGCAACCAGCAGGTGCTGGACCTGGCGATCCCGGCGGCGTACGAGTACGTCCTCGACCGCCTGACCGCGGTGATCAGCGAGGTCGGCGTCGACTACGTCAAGTGGGACCACAACCGCGACCTGGTCGAGGCCGGCACCCGCGGCGCCGGTGCCGCCGTACACGAGCAGACCGTCGCCGCGTACCGGCTGATGGCGACGCTGAAGGAACGGTTCCCCGCGCTCGAGATCGAGTCGTGCTCGTCCGGTGGCAGCCGCGTCGACCTCGGCGTCATCGAGCACACCGACCGTGTCTGGACCTCGGACTGCATCGACCCGCTCGAGCGGCAGCAGATGAACCGGTGGACCATGCAGCTGCTGCCCGCGGAGATGCTCGGCTCGCACATCGCCAGCGGCACGAACCACACGACCGGACGGCAGCACACGCTGGCCTTCCGCGCCGGCACCGCGCTGTACGGGCACCTCGGCATCGAGTGGGACCTGGCACGGGCGACCGAGGCCGAGGAGCGCGAGCTCACCGAGTGGATCGACACCTACAAGCAGGTCCGGCCGCTGCTGCACCGCGGCGAGATGGTCCGGGTCGACCAGGCGGACGACACGCAGCTGGTCTACGGGTCGGTCGCGCCGGACCGCCGGCAGGCGCTTTTCTTCCTGGCCGTCGTCGGCCGGTCCGAGGTCAGCCCGCGCGGTCGGATCACGTTCCGTGGCCTGGACCCGGAGACCCGGTACCGCGTCGACCCGCTCGTCATCGGCGACGTGCCCGGCCTCGAACCGGCACCGTGGTGGTCCGGCGACCGCGTCTTCTCGGGCCGCGCGCTCGAGGTGGTCGGCGTCCAGGCCCCGATGACCTTCCCCGAGACGGTGGTGCCGTTCCGCGTGACGGCCGTCTGA
- a CDS encoding tryptophan-rich sensory protein, which translates to MRKIVIAVSAVVAVVGSFIGSGAAGGTPIAEAADGALSASSTAIAPGGPAFGIWSVIYVGLIAFAVWQFLPRTADRARHDRLAVPATLSLLLNAAWILSVQFGYLWLSEPIIVALLGVLAWAFVVLRRTRPSGRLESLITDGTFGLYLGWVCVATAANTAAVLTAAGFRGFGLGQDVWGVVVAAVAGLVGVLVAVTGRGRISPTLSLGWGLAWVAVARLDGPLVSVPTAVTAVGATVVVVVVTLVARARAGWAARPAALRAA; encoded by the coding sequence ATGCGGAAGATCGTGATCGCGGTGAGCGCCGTCGTCGCCGTGGTGGGCTCGTTCATCGGGTCCGGCGCGGCCGGCGGCACCCCGATCGCCGAGGCGGCGGACGGAGCACTGTCGGCCTCCTCGACGGCGATCGCCCCGGGCGGCCCGGCGTTCGGGATCTGGAGCGTCATCTACGTCGGGCTCATCGCGTTCGCCGTGTGGCAGTTCCTCCCCCGCACCGCCGACCGCGCCCGCCACGACCGGCTCGCCGTGCCCGCGACACTGTCCCTGCTGCTCAACGCGGCGTGGATCCTGTCCGTGCAGTTCGGGTACCTGTGGCTCAGTGAACCGATCATCGTCGCGCTGCTCGGCGTGCTCGCCTGGGCCTTCGTCGTCCTGCGGCGTACGCGGCCGTCGGGTCGCCTCGAGTCGCTCATCACCGACGGCACGTTCGGGCTCTACCTCGGCTGGGTGTGCGTCGCGACGGCGGCGAACACGGCCGCGGTCCTGACGGCTGCGGGCTTCCGCGGGTTCGGGCTCGGGCAGGACGTCTGGGGCGTCGTCGTCGCGGCGGTCGCCGGTCTGGTCGGAGTCCTCGTCGCCGTGACCGGACGTGGGCGGATCTCGCCGACGCTGTCGCTCGGCTGGGGTCTGGCATGGGTCGCGGTCGCCCGCCTCGACGGGCCGCTGGTCTCGGTGCCGACCGCCGTCACCGCCGTCGGTGCGACCGTGGTGGTCGTCGTGGTGACGCTCGTGGCCCGTGCGCGGGCTGGCTGGGCGGCACGTCCGGCCGCACTGCGCGCCGCCTGA